In Cervus elaphus chromosome 5, mCerEla1.1, whole genome shotgun sequence, the following proteins share a genomic window:
- the PITPNM2 gene encoding membrane-associated phosphatidylinositol transfer protein 2 isoform X5, whose protein sequence is MIIKEYRIPLPMTVEEYRIAQLYMIQKKSRNETHGEGSGVEILENRPYTDGPGGSGQYTHKVYHVGMHIPSWFRSILPKAALRVVEESWNAYPYTRTRFTCPFVEKFSIDIETFYKTDAGENPNVFSLSPVEKNQLTIDFIDIVKDPVPPNEYKTEEDPKLFHSTKTQRGPLSENWIEEYKQQVFPIMCAYKLCKVEFRYWGMQSKIERFIHDTGLRKVMVRAHRQAWCWQDEWYGLNMDNIRELEKEAQLMLSRKMAQFNEEDKGAAELAKDEAAQDQASGEPSQPSSSSGEPLAGRGLKKQWSTSSKSSRSSKRGASPSRHSISEWRMQSIARDSDESSDDEFFDAHEDLSDSEEMFPKDITKWNSNDLMDKIESPEPEDSQDGLYRQSAPEFRVASSVEQLNIIEIKNKIFSLCSTCLKSLKKKRWKGRKRKSPEQK, encoded by the exons ATGATTATAAAGGAATATCGGATTCCTCTGCCGATGACCGTGGAGGAGTACCGCATCGCCCAGCTGTACATGATACAG AAGAAGAGTCGGAACGAGACGCATGGCGAAGGCAGTGGCGTGGAGATCCTGGAGAACCGGCCGTACACGGACGGCCCTGGCGGCTCCGGGCAATACACGCACAAGGTGTACCATGTGGGCATGCACATCCCCAGCTGGTTCCGCTCCATCCTGCCCAAGGCGGCCCTGCGGGTGGTGGAGGAGTCCTGGAACGCCTACCCCTACACCCGAACCAG GTTCACTTGCCCTTTTGTGGAGAAATTCTCCATCGACATCGAAACCTTTTATAAAACCGATGCTGGAGAAAACCCCAACGTTTTCAGCCTGTCTCCTGTGGAAAAGAACCAGCTGACAATTG ATTTCATTGACATTGTCAAGGACCCCGTGCCCCCCAACGAGTATAAGACGGAAGAGGACCCCAAGCTGTTCCACTCGACCAAGACCCAGCGGGGGCCCCTGTCAGAGAACTGGATCGAGGAGTACAAGCAGCAGGTGTTCCCCATCATGTGCGCCTACAAGCTCTGCAAGGTGGAGTTCCGATACTGGGGCATGCAGTCCAAGATCGAGCGGTTCATCCACGACACGG GCCTGCGGAAGGTGATGGTGAGGGCCCACCGGCAGGCCTGGTGCTGGCAGGACGAATGGTACGGGCTGAACATGGACAACATCCGGGAGCTGGAAAAGGAGGCACAGCTCATGCTGTCCCGCAAAATGGCCCAGTTCAACGAGGAGGACAAAGGGGCCGCAGAGCTGGCCAAGGATGAGGCTGCCCAGGACCAGGCCTCCGGGGAGCCCTCCCAGCCCAGCAGCAGTAGTGGGGAGCCCCTGGCGGGCAGGGGTCTGAAGAAGCAGTGGTCCACATCCTCCAAGTCATCTCGGTCATCCAAGCGGGGAG CGAGTCCTTCCCGCCACAGCATCTCGGAGTGGAGGATGCAGAGTATCGCCCGGGACTCAGACGAGAGCTCGGATGATGAGTTCTTCGATGCTCATG AGGACCTGTCTGACTCAGAGGAAATGTTCCCCAAGGACATCACCAAGTGGAACTCCAATGATCTCATGGACAAAATCGAAAGCCCTGAGCCAGAGGACTCACAGG ATGGTCTGTACCGCCAGAGCGCCCCTGAGTTCAGGGTGGCCTCCAGCGTGGAACAGCTGAACATCATCGAG ATCAAAAATAAGATCTTCAGCTTGTGCTCAACCTGTCTGAAGTCCctgaagaaaaaaagatggaaggGGAGGAAACGAAAGTCACCTGAGCAGAAGTGA